In a genomic window of Coregonus clupeaformis isolate EN_2021a chromosome 27, ASM2061545v1, whole genome shotgun sequence:
- the waif2 gene encoding wnt-activated inhibitory factor 2, whose protein sequence is MGRKTTWKYYCGDVLGGVLPILKGQCFCLSAVFVCLLLLFSSVRAEYECPLSCICARDSGTVTCRDREDTELPGDIPAWATTLILRGNNISTLPGGAFSSNNGTELDLTTLSLSHNGIMVIEADAFTGLPRLHLLDLSHNRLVYISDRAFHSLQELRSLYLNDSLLEPAVAQLSNALHGEHLCNLHRLELSGNRLKTIPIARLDAFNLHTLVLTNNSIENIGKENVSSLYHHKQVRIYLSLNPFRCNCELESFYFWLKNSSQCVDAARLQCAEPDAKKGIPLERLRGEDVDCLNENLEAVSYVFLGIVLALIGIVFLMVLYLNRRGIKRWLNNIRDACRDQMEVYHYRYEQDSDPRLANVAV, encoded by the coding sequence ATGGGAAGGAAGACGACATGGAAGTATTATTGTGGTGACGTTTTAGGAGGCGTTCTTCCTATTCTGAAAGGCCAGTGTTTTTGTTTATCGGCggtgtttgtctgtttgttgttgttgttttcttctgTCAGAGCAGAGTATGAGTGTCCGTTATCCTGTATCTGTGCCAGAGACTCCGGGACAGTGACCTGCCGTGACAGAGAGGACACCGAGTTACCGGGAGACATACCGGCGTGGGCGACCACATTAATACTCAGGGGGAACAACATCTCAACCTTACCGGGTGGAGCGTTCTCCTCGAATAACGGTACGGAGCTCGACCTAACGACCCTCTCACTGTCACATAATGGAATCATGGTGATCGAGGCTGACGCTTTCACAGGACTCCCACGGTTGCATTTGCTGGATTTGAGCCACAATCGGTTGGTGTACATCTCAGACCGAGCGTTTCACAGTCTGCAGGAGCTCCGCTCTCTTTACCTGAATGACTCTCTCCTTGAGCCGGCTGTGGCGCAGCTCTCCAATGCGCTGCATGGAGAACATTTATGCAACCTCCACCGGCTGGAGCTATCTGGCAACCGGTTGAAAACCATACCCATTGCAAGGTTGGATGCATTCAACCTCCACACTTTAGTTTTAACCAATAACTCAATCGAGAACATTGGTAAAGAGAACGTCTCCAGTTTGTACCATCACAAGCAAGTGCGCATCTATTTATCACTAAACCCGTTCAGGTGTAACTGTGAGCTGGAGTCGTTCTACTTCTGGTTAAAGAACTCTTCTCAGTGCGTGGACGCTGCGCGCCTCCAGTGCGCGGAGCCTGATGCCAAGAAGGGGATTCCACTAGAGCGGTTACGCGGCGAGGATGTGGATTGTCTCAATGAGAACTTGGAGGCGGTGTCCTACGTGTTCCTAGGGATAGTCCTGGCGCTGATCGGGATAGTGTTCCTCATGGTGCTCTATCTAAACCGGAGAGGAATCAAACGGTGGCTCAACAACATCCGCGATGCGTGCCGCGACCAGATGGAAGTCTACCATTACCGGTACGAGCAGGACTCTGATCCCCGGTTGGCTAACGTCGCCGTTTAA